The Pyrus communis chromosome 8, drPyrComm1.1, whole genome shotgun sequence region GTCATTAGATTTGTAATTCCACAGTTTATTTATATGAGAGGATGGTGTTTATGTTTCTGTCTCTTTCTCTTGTTAGATTACTTTCCTTTCCTACTTTTGGGTTCATGCGCACCACTCATTAAGAATGACGCGCCACTCTTAAGAATGAAGGGGCGTCGGGAGTTTATTTTCATCCCGACCCCTAATTTCAATCTGTTACAGGAGCTTGTCTATGGTGTGAATTCGTATGGCACAGGAGCTGACCTAACCGCACGAATCCAAATCCTCGTATGAAAAAATTGAACATTTCAAGATGCAAATGCATGCCAAACGAATTCTCGCCATAGATTTTTCCTATTACAGATGTATAAATTAAGGTATTCAATGACGTTTTTAAACGCTGACAATAGCTTCACTTGTCTGccgttttgtttcttttatgtAAACTAAACGGTTAAGAATGAATTCCACATGGATGGGAGGAGGGACCtcacatgtgcttataagtacgTAGTTAGGCTATTctccatattgtcaattagttttatagtggaatctcaactttcttcaaggtATGcttgtcccacgtgtgaagctTAATGGACACACGTGCTCTACATCACccgatttgtgttgtccacatgcTTGACTTGAAAATTTACCACACACGACTTGGGCATACATGagaccaaggttctaaaaaatgctaggcgctagtcgggcggcgggctGACGcatagcgcctaggcggctaggcaggGTCTAgatggatttaggtaaatttcttgtatatcttgtaaataaatgcatattgacacttacaaaaaattagactTGTATGAAATCAatgaataagataataaaagaatgataaaatgcaaaaagagtatccaccaagtccaaaatttaaaaacacattacgcatatatgccatataaccataatgaggagtattgtaggatgacacatgtacaacaagttcaTAATTTTAAACCACTTAGActtaaatatgattttttattttattttttaatttcattaaaaaaaaaaccgcctAGCACTGCCTAGCCCCGCCTGCCTAGCCTCGTCTAGCCCACCTAGTGCCCATCCAATTTTTCTACCAGATTTGCAAGAAAACATCTTGGCTCACCAGCTCCCAACGCCTAGGCACTGCTTAGGCccttttttagaacattgcatGAGACTAATTACAAGAGCAGCATAGGGTTTGTCTTTCATGCTTTCCTTTTCCAGTTCATTTTTAGGGCTTTGATCATTGCTCAGCTTGTCACTTTTTGCAATgtgtaatgttagagagaccaaatttttaatttgtaaatcaaatgatatgtcaccaataggCTATAAGCAccttaatcaacacttaagtaataatctaatcatcaatatttatgtcatttgaatttacaaattttagttTAGAAATTTTGTCTCTCTAATATTATCCTTTTGCGATATGTAGTTCACCACTTGCGCATTTGTccatgttgaatttttttacaaCCCTATCAATGCAATTCTTAGAAAGACCAAGCATTCTCCTCGATCTGTCCCTCTCAATGAGTCCTTCATATCGAAACTGTTGTCATCATTAAATCTTGATTGTATGCAAGAATGACAAGTTAGAGCTGGCGAATAAAATATCATCCACGTACAAAACCAAGAAAGTAAATTTGGAGCCACTAACATTACCCTTCCATGAATAAAGTAGGTTAATTTGCggaagttttcttttcttttattctgTGTGTGGGGGAAGAGCTTATTAATCTCCAACAAatctatagaaaaaaaataataaatggtGCTTTAGAAAAGTATACTGTGACAATATTAAAAGGTCCAAATTAATAATGAAATAATCATTGCACATTCCACCAACAAATAGCTATATTCTCAAAACTAATTATTTGTAGAAAACATgtctattttattttgttgtgtaAATATTTATCCATAAATCGCCACTCATCATTCAGTTATGTTTATGAAGGGGCGTCTGACTTGGACATTATTTTCCATCCAAACCCTAACAATGCTCTAGACGTATGTCGACCAATTCATGTCATCACTCGGATTGTTCGCCTTGGTCTTTGTTACAAGCTGAAGGCTGAACTGTGCCGGACACAATCGGCTTCACGTTCTTACAGTCAAAATAAGCTGCGGGACTTTCGCCCCCTATCACATTGACTCTCATGTCACTGAATCACATCATTGCATGCCCCCTCCCCGCACGAAAGTTTGACAACGGTACGGTAGGCTGCACGGTCGTGCCCTTGACGTTCTTGAAGCTCACGTTCGATTTCTTAACATTCGAGGGCACCGTCTTTTCACAACGCCCTTTGCCTTCCGGGGTAATGCATAACTCTTGGTTCAAGATTATAGGAGTGTTCTGTGTGTAGTCCATGATAATGTCCTCAAAAACCAAATTGGAAATATCTAAAGGTTTTTGAGAACCATGATAAATCTCGATTCGAATGCCTCCCTCAGTGTGCCCAAAGCTGCAGTTCTTCACGGTCACGCACTTAACGGATTTTTCGAACTGATCGGTACCCAGGGGTCCGATACCAAGTCCGTTCCCGGCCTCGCAATGCATTTTTTTCGACATGGATATCGGAGTTATCGTTGCTAATGGTAATGCAGTTGCTGTTGTATATTATGATATCTACATTGGTGATGTTAACTTTTGTTGATGACTTAATTAGAATTCCATCCGAACCCATTTCGTAGATGTTAACATCTTCGACTAACACGTTGGTGCTCTCAAAAATGCCAATGTGGACGTAGTCGCCATTGGTCGAAGTTATATCTCCGATTTCTGCATTGGTGACCCGAAAGAAAAGCAAATTCTGCATTCAATCAAAGAAACTATTAATCAAacaagagtaatgttattcataccatatttttataccaccttaggtggcatctgatgtggacagccacattatttgaaaaatttgcaaaacctaaggaaatgaaggagatagactcttcgtataccacaatcatcatttaattaactaatttttcttaattattagtttattaaataatgaactaaatttaaaattttgattaattcaaatgatgtggctgtccacatcaaatgccacttaaggtggtatgaaaatgtgataccaaaacatggtatgaataacattactcatcgaacaaagagtaatgttattcataccatgtttttataccacatttctataccaccttaggtgacatctgatgtagacaaccatatcatttgaaaaatttgcaaaacccaaggaaaggaaggagaaagactcctcgtataccacaaacattatttaattaactagtttttcttaattattaatttattaaataatgaattaaatttaaaaatctgattaattcaaatgatgtgactaTCCACATCAAATACCACATAAAgtaatatgaaaatatggtatgaatagcattactcaaatTCAAATAACAACTAACGGAAAatagtaatgttattcatatcatgtttttatactacatatctataccaccttaggtggcatctgatgtagacagccacatcatttgaaaaatttacaaaacccaaggaaaggaaggagaaagactccttgtataccacaatcattatttaattaattagtttttcttaattattagtttactAAATAacgaactaaatttaaaaatctgattaattcaaatgatgtgactgtccacatcaaatgccatataaaatggtataaaaatatgatacaaaaacaTGTTATGAATATCATTATTGAACCGAAAAACAAGTGCAATGATTGGAAAGACTGAAGATCAACGGTTaacaaaaaaaactgaaatgacGTACGTACAAATGcgaacatgcatgcatgcatgggaCTTACGTACGCACCATAGGTTTACCGGTGCATTTGTTTCCACTTGTTGTTGAAGGACAATCCTTATCAATTCCCTTGCTATCAAAAGTGCCTTCTCCATATATTGACAAGTTCTTGATATTTTGGAAAGTAATCCACGCATTTGGATGGGCACCTCCAGTTACCGACTTCGTATCTGAAGACTGCACCGTTCCTTCAACCTCAATTTCCACCGATTGTTCGCAGGGTCCCATAAATTCAAGTTTACCGACTATAAATGTTCCTTTTGCTATTGTAAGGACGCTCTCTTTCTTGGATCTGCATGCTTCTTGCCATGCATTTGAAAAAGCCTACCAGCAATCCCAAAAGCATATTTTAGtttagaaaattgttattgCTATTCCGAAATTCTCAttgtaaatataaattttttttctatatttctaTTGCCaaacatcatttgatttaataACAATTAGTCtctattttgataaaaaataactgtgattttcaatctcataaACAAGAGTTGTTCTTACCGCAGTATCATCTATCTTGCCGTCACCCTTGGCTCCGAATTTTTTTACATCAAGATCGATATGATAGCTATGATCGCTTTGATCTTGATGATGATCATCCGCTTTGGCTTTGATGGCAAATATtgttaccaaaaacaaaaagcacgTAATTCCATGACTAAATTTTGAACTCATGTCTAAATCGTATTAGTAAAACATTTTGCCACCCATAATCTCAGTACTGTTGAAATGAAGATGATCTGTCTCAAGGGCTGGGCCCGCTGGGGTGCTTTTCTATATTGTAAAGAAGGAAGCTGAAAACCACAAATTAAAT contains the following coding sequences:
- the LOC137741907 gene encoding exopolygalacturonase clone GBGA483-like, with protein sequence MSSKFSHGITCFLFLVTIFAIKAKADDHHQDQSDHSYHIDLDVKKFGAKGDGKIDDTAAFSNAWQEACRSKKESVLTIAKGTFIVGKLEFMGPCEQSVEIEVEGTVQSSDTKSVTGGAHPNAWITFQNIKNLSIYGEGTFDSKGIDKDCPSTTSGNKCTGKPMNLLFFRVTNAEIGDITSTNGDYVHIGIFESTNVLVEDVNIYEMATALPLATITPISMSKKMHCEAGNGLGIGPLGTDQFEKSVKCVTVKNCSFGHTEGGIRIEIYHGSQKPLDISNLVFEDIIMDYTQNTPIILNQELCITPEGKGRCEKTVPSNVKKSNVSFKNVKGTTVQPTVPLSNFRAGRGHAMM